One part of the Chlamydiota bacterium genome encodes these proteins:
- a CDS encoding amino acid ABC transporter substrate-binding protein, with protein MHRALRTAFAVLLALGVSARHSAARAENPPEVTTAGSAKTLRFISDFKSPPFSYREGMRRVGIEVDIAEALGRQMGREIEWVPMNFSASAYASALEMGKADAAIACISITDARRKSLSFTKPYARMGLALAVKSTVDWRRHWFTNGLKHWKICVVRGTTAERWARENLLGKVQTYSSLDRMVQVLKNSPLPEEKRGGTCILYDEVPLRWALSNYSYHYQVVESRISRERYGIAVKKGNIALLESLNEAIGRLDKSGEGRRLREKWIDKAQGLDFFEDYGE; from the coding sequence ATGCACCGCGCACTGCGCACCGCCTTTGCCGTCCTGCTGGCCCTCGGCGTCTCCGCCCGCCACTCCGCAGCCCGGGCCGAGAATCCGCCGGAGGTGACTACCGCCGGTTCCGCCAAGACGCTCCGGTTCATCTCGGACTTCAAATCCCCCCCCTTCTCCTACCGCGAGGGGATGCGCAGGGTCGGCATCGAGGTGGACATCGCCGAGGCGCTCGGGAGGCAGATGGGGCGGGAGATCGAGTGGGTCCCGATGAACTTCAGCGCCTCCGCCTACGCATCCGCCCTTGAGATGGGGAAGGCCGACGCGGCGATCGCCTGCATCAGCATCACGGACGCGCGGCGCAAATCCCTCTCCTTCACCAAGCCGTACGCGCGGATGGGGCTGGCCCTGGCGGTGAAGAGCACGGTCGACTGGCGGCGCCACTGGTTCACCAACGGCCTCAAGCACTGGAAGATCTGCGTGGTGCGGGGCACCACCGCGGAGCGGTGGGCCCGGGAGAACCTCCTCGGGAAGGTGCAGACCTACTCGTCGCTCGACAGGATGGTCCAGGTCCTCAAGAACTCCCCCCTGCCCGAGGAGAAGCGGGGCGGGACCTGCATCCTGTACGACGAGGTGCCGCTCCGCTGGGCGCTCTCCAACTACAGCTACCACTACCAGGTCGTCGAGAGCCGCATCTCCCGGGAGCGGTACGGCATCGCGGTGAAGAAGGGGAACATCGCGCTGCTGGAGTCGTTGAACGAGGCGATCGGCCGGCTCGACAAGAGCGGGGAGGGGCGCCGCCTGCGCGAGAAATGGATCGATAAGGCGCAGGGGCTCGACTTCTTCGAGGATTACGGGGAGTAG
- a CDS encoding TolC family protein — MTCTALLIVLMAAQAASSGPAAGTDPGETIAWKECVREAWQGNPDLAAALARLGQSKAERRIAASPLFPEVTASGRAGESKGTDGTRGESHAWGLDARQLLFDGFRTPFEMGRAGEGVTASQWAYAVTSSDVRLSLRKAYVDLLRAQDLVTIAREIADRRKQNTDLVQLRYEAGREHKGSLMLSQADLAQAEYDIAAALRAVELGRRRLTRVMGRPHTAPLGTSGDFVLDPPGPARPDFEGLCDTVPLLKRLAAVKEAARWGVKSAQAEFLPAVYGTLGVNKAGDGWPPRGDEREIGVSVDWPLFQGGERVAGVAKSRQYLLQTEADERSGRLGVVLTLTETWTEFRNALETVEVERKVLAAAEERSKISKAQYAIGIIDFDAWTIIEDALVRAKKSHLNALWAEGTAEAAWVQARGGTLEDELR, encoded by the coding sequence ATGACGTGCACAGCGCTTCTGATCGTGCTCATGGCCGCGCAGGCGGCTTCCTCCGGCCCCGCCGCGGGGACGGATCCCGGGGAGACGATCGCCTGGAAGGAGTGCGTCCGGGAGGCGTGGCAGGGGAACCCCGATCTCGCCGCCGCCCTGGCGAGACTCGGGCAGTCGAAGGCGGAGCGGCGCATCGCCGCGAGCCCCCTCTTCCCCGAGGTGACGGCCTCGGGGCGCGCGGGGGAGTCCAAGGGCACGGACGGGACCCGCGGCGAGTCCCACGCGTGGGGCCTCGACGCCCGGCAGCTCCTCTTCGACGGCTTCCGGACGCCGTTTGAGATGGGGAGGGCGGGGGAGGGGGTCACGGCCTCGCAGTGGGCCTACGCGGTGACCTCCTCCGACGTGCGCCTCTCCCTCCGCAAGGCCTACGTCGACCTACTCAGGGCGCAGGACCTCGTGACGATTGCGCGGGAGATCGCGGACCGGAGGAAGCAGAACACGGACCTCGTCCAGCTCCGCTACGAGGCGGGGCGCGAGCACAAGGGCTCGCTGATGCTCTCGCAGGCCGACCTCGCGCAGGCCGAGTACGACATCGCCGCGGCGCTCCGGGCGGTCGAGCTCGGGCGCCGGCGCCTGACGAGGGTCATGGGGAGGCCGCACACCGCGCCGCTCGGGACCTCCGGGGACTTCGTCCTCGACCCGCCGGGGCCCGCGCGGCCCGACTTCGAGGGGCTCTGCGACACGGTCCCGCTCCTGAAACGGCTGGCGGCCGTGAAGGAGGCGGCGCGCTGGGGGGTGAAGTCGGCCCAGGCGGAGTTCCTCCCGGCCGTGTACGGCACCCTCGGCGTGAACAAGGCCGGCGACGGCTGGCCGCCCCGCGGCGACGAGAGGGAGATCGGCGTCAGCGTCGACTGGCCCCTCTTCCAGGGGGGGGAGCGCGTCGCGGGGGTGGCGAAGTCGCGGCAGTACCTCCTCCAGACGGAGGCCGACGAGCGGAGCGGGCGCCTCGGGGTCGTGCTGACACTCACGGAGACGTGGACGGAGTTCCGCAACGCCCTCGAGACGGTGGAGGTAGAGCGCAAGGTCCTCGCCGCCGCCGAGGAGCGGTCCAAGATCTCCAAGGCGCAGTACGCGATCGGCATCATCGACTTCGACGCGTGGACCATCATCGAGGACGCCCTGGTCCGGGCGAAGAAGTCGCACCTCAACGCCCTCTGGGCGGAGGGGACGGCCGAGGCGGCGTGGGTCCAGGCGCGGGGGGGGACGCTCGAGGACGAGCTGCGGTGA